The sequence CAGCACCTCGACGACCCGCCAGCGCTTCAGCTTGGACAGCGGGCGGGTCTCCTGGACCCGCACGCGGTCGCCGACCCGGAGGTCGTTGGCCTCGTCGTGGACGTACAGGCGCTTGGTGCGCTGCATGGTCTTCGCGTAGCGGGGGTGGCGGACCCGGTCGATCACGGCCACCACCGCCGTCTTCTCCATGGCGTTCGACACGACCGTCCCCTCCCGGACCTTCCGGGGGTTGGGCCGCGACGGGGCCGGCACGGCCTCGGCCATCACGCCTCCTTCCCGGCCGCCAGCGCCTCGGCGGCGGCGATCTCGCGCTCCCGGAGCTCGGTGAGGTACCGGGCCACGTCGCGACGGACCTGGCGCAGGCGCGACGTGTTGTCGAGCTGGCCGGTCACGTGCTGGAAGCGCAGGTTGAACAGCTCGGCCTTGGCCTCGTCGAGGCGCTCGGTGAGCGCCCCGTCGTCGAGCTCGCGGATGTCGCTCGGCTTGGCCATCAGAGCGCCTCCTCCCTGGCCACGAACCTGGCCTTCAGCGGCAGCTTCTGGATGGCCCGCTCGATGGCGGCCCTGGCGACGGCGGGGTCGGGGTAGGACAGCTCGAACAGCACCCGGCCGGGCTTGACGACCGCGACCCACCGCTCCGGGTTGCCCTTGCCCGAGCCCATGCGGGTCTCGGCCGGCTTCTCGGTGACGGGCTTGTCCGGGAAGATGTTGATCCAGACCTTGCCGCCGCGGCGGATGTGGCGGGTCATGGCGATCCGGGCGGCCTCGATCTGGCGGGCGGTGATCCACCCGGGCTCCAGGGCCTGGATCCCGTAGTCCCCGAACGTGACGGCG comes from Acidimicrobiales bacterium and encodes:
- the rpmC gene encoding 50S ribosomal protein L29; translated protein: MAKPSDIRELDDGALTERLDEAKAELFNLRFQHVTGQLDNTSRLRQVRRDVARYLTELREREIAAAEALAAGKEA
- the rpsQ gene encoding 30S ribosomal protein S17 gives rise to the protein MAEAVPAPSRPNPRKVREGTVVSNAMEKTAVVAVIDRVRHPRYAKTMQRTKRLYVHDEANDLRVGDRVRVQETRPLSKLKRWRVVEVLERAK
- the rplP gene encoding 50S ribosomal protein L16; translated protein: MLMPRKVKHRKQQRGRLKGTAKGGTAVTFGDYGIQALEPGWITARQIEAARIAMTRHIRRGGKVWINIFPDKPVTEKPAETRMGSGKGNPERWVAVVKPGRVLFELSYPDPAVARAAIERAIQKLPLKARFVAREEAL